In Pseudomonadota bacterium, the genomic stretch GATCCTGCATGTTCCGACGGGAATCATCGTCCGCTGCCAGGATGAACGCTCACAGATCAAGAACAAGGCGCGGGCTCTGAAGATCCTGCGCGCACGCTTGTTGGAGCGACAGCAGCGCGCGCAACACGAAGCGGTCGCCGAGGAGCGCCGCGGCATGGTGGGCACGGGGGAGCGTTCGGAGAAGATTCGCACGTACAACTACCCCCAAAACCGAGTCACAGACCACCGTCTCGGCCTGACGCTGCACAAGCTTGACGACATCGTTGACGGCGATCTGGACCAACTGCTGATCCCGCTGCGCACCGATCATCAAGCGGCGCTGCTGCAAGCGCAGGTGGGTGACCTACGCTGAGGCGTCGGGTCGAGACAGCGCGCGCATGGTCCGCCGACTCACAGCTTGACGGCGCACAATCCGTTCCTACATTAGCACGGCTGTTCGCTGCTTATCACGAAAGATGCCAGGAAACGCCCACGCCCTCCGATCGCAGCCGAGCGAACGGAATCCACCAGCTCGACTCAGCCGCTACGCGGAAGCCATCGTCCCAACCGATTATGGATCATTGCAAGTAGTGGTCTATCGAGAACGGGAGAGCAGCCACGAGCACTGCGCGCTCGTGGCCGGCAACGTGAGCAACCAAGACGACGTGCTGGTGCGGGTACACAGCGAGTGTTTCACGGGCGAAGTGCTTCATTCGCTCAAGTGCGATTGCCGCGAACAGCTCGATAGTGCGCTCCGGCAAATCACCGCGGCGGGTCGCGGTGCGGTCCTTTACCTGCGACAAGAGGGCCGGGGCATCGGTCTGGGCAACAAGATCCGCGCCTACGCGCTGCAGGCCGGCGGTGCCGATACCGTCGATGCCAACCGGCTGCTGGGGTTTGGCGACGACCTGAGACGCTACGACGCCGCAAGCGCGATGTTGAAAGACCTTGGCGTCCGCTCCGTGACACTGCTGACAAACAACCCAAAGAAGGTCCAGGCGCTGCAGGCTGACGGTGTGATCGTCTCCGACCGAATCTCCATGAAGGTATCGCTCAACAAGCACAATCGCCAGTACCTGATTACGAAGCGCTGCCGCATGGGACACGTGCTCTAAGGCACCCCCTACTCGTCGAGCGAGCAGGCCTTTGGACCGGCTCCCCACAGCAGTTGTGCAGGTCGCGGACACCTGTCGCTCGTGTTGAGGTCACAGCGATCGCAGCACTCGGGAAACGGCCCGTGCGTGCAGCCGCGGCAGTGCTCGATAAACTGCAGGGTTTCCCCAAGCTCCCTATGCACGCGCTTCAGCAGGTTGATCTTGCGCTCGAGCGCCTTGGCGCGTTCCCCCAGCGCGTTGCCCAGGCCCGCGACCGCCTGCTCGGGTGACTCGCAGCGGCTCTTGAGCTCCATGAGGTTTCGGATCTCGTCGACGGTTAGCCCGGCCTCGCGAAAACCGACAATGGCCCGCAACCGCTCGAGCTCACGCGGATCGAACTTCCGGTGTCCCCCCGGAGTACGCGAGACAGGACGGATCAGCCCGACATCCTCGTAGAAGCGCACGGTGCGAAGCGTGGACTCGGACCCGCTTGCCATCTCCCCGGTGGTTAGCAGCCGCCTCTTCACCCGTTGGGTACTCCCGCGCCAAAAATCTAGCCTGATGGCGACATTTTCATATAGAGAGCGGCCCTGTCGGGGTCAACCCGTCTGGCCGGCGGTATGCCGGCGGTAGCAGGATTTGGGCCGTGAGCCCTTGCTGGCAAGCTATGGCGACCTTAGGCTGGGGACAAGGCACATCGCTATGAGCACGCCGATTCGTCCCCCAGGAGGCGCCCCTGCGCCCGTCACGGTTCCAACCGAGGCGCTCGAAAGCGCGCAGCCGGCCAGCCAGGAAGCGGGCCCCATGAGCACAGGCGTGAAGGCGCCCGCCCCCGCCGATGGGTCGCACCCCATCGCTACAGAACTGGCTGCGGGACGTATCGATCTAGATTCGGCCATGAACGCCCTCGTGGATAGCGTGGCAGACGGAGCACTCAACCCAACCGTGGCTGCTGCAGAGCGCGAGCAGCTGGTCGCGCTGCTGAGGAGTGCCCTGGCCGGGGACCCGTCGCTTCAGGCCCTGATGCGAGACTTGGAACGCTCGCTGGAATCCTAGCCAGGGTCGTGAGGACACCGTATTGGCCTTTTCGCCCGCACCGAGGGCAGCCGCGGGCCTCGCGACCTTGGGCTGGCTGGTCGTCTGCTGCGGCGGCGACGATCGCCGCGGGCCCACAGAGCGACCGCGGGCATTTTACGCGATGGTGCAGGAAGCTGCGAAGCCGGCGGGGCTCGTCAAGGTGCTGGGATCTCGGCACGCGCGAGGCAGGAGCGGCCATCGCGCCACCTTGGGCAAGGCGCCACGCCACGAGCCCCCTTCCGCGTCCGATCCAGCCTACGCCGGTGCCGAACCGGTTCACGCACGCAGGCTCGTCTACCGCGTCCGTTTCCTGGTGCCCAAGGCGTTTGGCGAGCGCCCGCCCGATGTCTTTGCCGCCGCCACCGAGCTGACGATCGATGTGTCGCCGGACCGCCTGCGCGCGCAGTTTTCTGGGCCTGGATGGCCGGTCGACGCCGATTCCCAGGTGCGCCTGCGTGGCGATCGGCCGGGTGTCTACGTGTTCGACAGCGAGGGGGGGCGCCCGCTCGGCGCCTCGCAGCTGGCCGCTTGGTTCGAGGGTCGGCTGCCGGGTCACCAATCCACGACCCGGCTGGGCGTGGGCAGGGTCTGGGGAAGGCGGGTGGATGGGCCCGGTGAGCTCACGTGCGCCTTGTTCGCGGAATGGTCGGGCCGGGCTCGCGAAGGTGTCATGGGGCGTTGCCGGGGCAACGCCATGCCGCCCGTCTTCGTGCTCGGACCCTGGCGCGGCGAGCTCACCGCCGCCGTTGCACTGGAGCTGGCCAGGCGGGATCTGGCGGCCGACGCGACCCGACCGCCCCAAGGCATCCGGGTCGGGTCAGCCCCCTTTCTCGAGCCCCGGGCACTCGGCAGGCTGCAACCGGCCCGAGACAAGAGCGGCGAGGGCAAGGTCGAGCCGCCGCCGGCCGCCGGGCCCACCACCCTCGAGGTGGTGAACCACGAGCTGTTCACGGTGGTCGTCGTGGTGGACGGCACCCCCGTGGGCGCTGTGCGCGCGCAGCAGGCGGCGCGCTTCCTCGGATTGATGGCCGGGCCCCATCGCGTGGGGCTCATGCGTCCACTTGGGCTGTGGGCTCGCAGACCAAGATTGAAGTTCTTGCCCCATCGCCTGACCGTCGGGTCCGTCCAGGAGTAGCTCGACCGGCTGCGGCAGCGGCAGGACTTGCTCGCGGCTTTCGGGCTCGCAACGGCTCGTTCTCGGAGGCGGCGTTGGCTACCTACCTGTCGTTGCGACGCGGATCCCGGTGGACGGCTACCGTGCAGACGGCTTGCACCGATTGCGATGTCAGCTAGTGTCGCGGTCGGGTCTTCGTATGCCGGACGGAGCCAAAGCGCAGTCCGCCGCGGGTTACATGGGAGTCGCTGGTGAGACACGGGCCGAGCGCGTCCACGTCCCGGCGGCGGACGGTGGCCTCGACAGCGTGGAGATCTACCGCTGCATCAACGTGGCCACCGATCCGGAGCTCAAAGAGCGGGCGCTCGAGGGTCGCCTGCATCGCCTGGCCGATGGACGCGAGCTCGCCGTGCCGTTTGTCTACCACGACCCCGCGTCAAGCAGGTTCGCGCTGGTGGTCCCGAGCGTGTTGGCCTACCGAGAGCTTCCCGAGCGTGCCCAGCTTCTGTGCGAAGTCGCGCGCGAAACCGCTCACGCCATACCCGCCTACGTGCGCGCCTGTCCGAGTCTCGTGGGACTCGACGCCCTTAGGAGCTTCCTCGAGCAAGCGCCTCAGCAGCAACCGGGGCCAAGACAAGCCAGCGCCACGCAAACAGCCAGCGAGCCCACGCAGCCGGAGCCAACGCCGCGCCCTAGAACGCCGCCAGGGCCCATGCACGAAAGCGTCGAGTGGACTACCCAGATCACCGAGGGCGAGCTGCACGAGGTACGTGAAGCGCTCAACGCTCTGGACAGCGACGACGAGGTGGTGCCGCCCCCGTCGCAGGCTCCCGAACGGCACCCGGCCAGGGGCTCTCTACCACCCCCGATACGCAGCGCACCTCCCGGGCTGGGGTCCCGACCCGGAAGCAGGCCACCACCGCTGCATCGTAGAGCCGAAGCGGTGCCGCCCCCGCTGCACTTGACGCGCAGGTCAAGCCCGGTCCCGCGCAACGATGGGCCGACGGCGGCGCTTTCGGCGCCCCAAGGGGGCGTCCGGTCGGCTCCCCCGCCATTGCCTCGACATGACGCAAGCCGCGACGGTAGCGAGCCAGGCAGAAACGACAGCGGCGACAGCGATAGCGACACCTACGCGGTAGCCGAGCCCACGCACGTAGAGGGTCCGCAGCCAGGTGTGGCTCCGCCACCTTCATTCTTCGACACCTCGGGGCCGCATTTGGCCGCAGTGGTGGCCGGCGAGGAGCTTTGGCTGTTTGCTCGCATGGAACCGAGCTTCTTTGAAGCTCACCGGCCGCAAACACTCGAGCTGTGGGTGCAGGGGATCGAGGCCCAGGGCTGTCCCTTGGTTGTTGTCGTGCTAGGTGAAGCGCGGTCCGAGGCTTCACGCTACCTGTTGCGTGTACCGCTGGCGCTTCACGAGCGGGACGATAGGCGCGTGATCGACGCGCTCGTGCGAGCCTTCGAGGCCAGGGTGGCGCTCTACCGTGGCGAGCGCTACCAGCGCACGATCCAGGTACGCGGCCACGACCGCGGCACGCAGCTGCGGCACGTACTCGAACGGCTGGACCAGCTGCCGCGCCCGATGCCGCACACAAGCGCCGCTGCCATGGCGCGGCTGCGTAGCGATCCACCGCCCTTCGAACCGAATGCCGCCAGCCTGTTGCTGCGCACGGACGCACATGGGCGCTACAGCGCGGTCCCTTCGCAAGCAGGGTCCCCCGCGGCGCGCGCGGCATCCACGCGACCAGCCGGGAGCACCCCGCCGCCCCCCCCCACCCCGGCAGCCGCGCGAGCCGACGCAGCTCCCGCACACCCGTCACCCCCGGTGGGAACCGGCGGGGACGGCGGTCACCGCTTGGCTACGCTCCTGACTATGTGCCGCAAACGTGACCCGGCCGCGCTGCCTAAGCTCCTTGCCGATGTGCAAGAACTGACCATCTTCGAGGCTGCCCAGGTATTCGCAGCGACGGTGGGCTTCGGCGGCAGCGTATTGCCGGTGCTGCTCGAGGGGCTCAGTGAAACGTCCCCGGCCATCCGCCAGCTGTCGATGCTGGCCATCGGCGAGCTCGGGGACAGCCGTGCTGTCGTCCCCATGCTCCAGCAGCTGCGCCGCGAGCCAACCGAAGCGTGGCGCGAGGCCGCGAGGGCGCTCGGCTGCATGGGATCGGAGGTCTTCAAGGCCATCGACGACAGCCTCGACCTGAGTGACTACGAGGACCGCCACGTGCTCGCGCTCGCCCACCTGTCCAACCGGGGAGCGCTATCCGACTTGCAGAAAATGGAAAAAGGGGACGGCCAGAAACGGCGCAACGTGGCCCGCAAGGCGCTCGCGGTTCGGGGCCTGGTGCGGAGCGAGGACCGGGCCGTTCGTTCCGCGGGGGTGCTTCCCAGGGAAGACGAAGTGAAACGATTGTCGCAGGGCTTCTACGCAGCGCTGCACCCCTAGTTCCGCGGCCCGGGAATTCGAACCGGGGTTTCTGGGCCGTCGTGCCCGAGTCGGCCAAGAGTGCACGGATGCACCTGGTGGCCGATCCGGATCGAAGTATCCGGCGGGTGCGCGGGGATAGACACGGTAGTGACCGCGTCCTATACAGACTGACTATCGATGCGCATCGGGGTCTTCAGCGACGTTCACGCCAATGTTGAGGCGCTGAGCGCCGTTCTCGAGGCCTACCGCGACGAACGTGTCGACCGCTACTATTGCCTGGGCGACGTCGTGGGCTACGGTGCGAGCCCCAACGAGTGCATCGAATTGGTGCGAGAAACCGCCGAGCTCACGATTCTGGGCAACCACGACGCGGCGGTGGCCGGGCGCATGGACTACTCGTACTACTACGAGGCGGCACGGCGCGCGCTTGATACGCATGCCCGTATGCTGACCCCGGAGCACATGCAGTGGCTCAAGTCGCTCCCTTACAAGCATGACCTGGACGAGCTCGGTGTCTTGTTGTGCCACGGCTCGCCCGTGCGGCTCGAGGAGTTCGAGTACATCTTCGCCCCCGAGCAAGCCCGCGAATGCCTCGAGGTTTACGACGAGCTGGGCGACCTCACACTGATCGGTCATTCCCACTTGTGCAAGGTCTTTGCGCTCTCTCGCTACGATGTCCGCGAGCTGCCTCCGGCCAGCTTTTCCTTGGAACAAGGCTGGAAGTACATCGTAAGCGTGGGTTCGGTAGGCCAGCCGCGCGACTACGACAATCGCGCGAGCTACACCGTCTACGACTCTGGGACGCGCTCTTTCGAATTCAAGCGGGTCGAGTACGACATCGACGCGGCAGCCAACAAGATCTTCGCCAGCGACCTCGAGCACAACTTCGGCCACCGGCTGTTCATCGGCGTGTAGGCTGGATCGTGCCGAAGTTGACCGGGCCATCCCGCCCACTGCAAGATCGGGGGGGACGCCCGACTGGCAGGGGCTACGAAGGTGCCGCCGGTCGCTCATGGCTTGCACGCCGGCCGACCCATGACCCTCGCATCCATCCGCGCGCGTACCTACGAGCTATTGTCGGTCGAGCACCGCGCGGATCGCACGAGCCGCCGGTTCAACGGGCTGATCGGAGGCTTGATCGTGGGCAACGTGCTCGCGACGGTGCTGGAATCGGTGAGCTCGATTCGGCAGGGGCATGAAGCATGGTTCAGCTACTTCGAAACGCTGTCGGTGGCCGCGTTCAGCATCGAGTACGTGGCGCGGCTGTGGAGCGCGGCGGCCGGCTTCGGTGCCCGCGTGCGTCTGATGTTCCGGCCGATGATGCTCGTGGATCTGCTTGCGATCCTGCCTTGGTATCTGCCGCGCGCCGGCGTAGACCTGAGGGTATTGCGCGCACTGCGGCTGTTTCGTGTGGCGCGTGTCATGCGGCTCGGCCCTTACGTGTCGGCGCAGCGCACCTTGATGCGCATGTTCGAGCGCTGTCGTTATGAGCTCGGCGCGACCTTGGCCCTCGGCATACTGTTGCTGTTGCTCGCTTCATCCGGCATGTACTTCGTCGAACGCGAGGCCCAACCCGAAGCGTTCTCGTCGATTCCAGCGGCGATGTGGTGGGCCGTCGTGACGCTCACGACCGTGGGCTACGGCGATACCTACCCCGTGACCGCCGCCGGACAGCTCCTCGGGGGTGTGATCGCGACGCTGGGCATCGGCTTGTTCGCGCTGCCCACGGCGATTCTGGGCGCATCGTTTCTCGAAGCGCTCAAGGAGGAACGCCAACACCCGGAGCCCGCACGCTGCCCGCGTTGCGGCGCTGATCTCTCGCCCCGATCCCGAGGCGGTGCTTGATACGCCGCCTCGCTCGCGTAGCGATCGCTCGACCGGCAACGAAGCTCCTGCTCAGCGGTCACGCTGCGTTTCGGCAAAGCGACTCTCCAGCACATCGAGCGCGCGCAGCCGAGCGAAATGCAGCAACGAGGCCAGGTGCTGTCTGGGCGAATCGAGCACGATGGGAAACAGCAGCAGGCGCCTGCGCCAAGGCGCGAGGCCGGGCCACCGAAACTGCAGCACGCCCTCGTGCGAAGCGGTCACGCGCCGCACGTAGCGCCGGCGCAGCGTCCGAGGTGACAGCCCCGCGAGCGTGGCCTCGGGCACTGGGCTCGAGAAGCGCTGGCGCGCAGAGGTGAGCAGCAGCCAGAGCGCGATGCAACAGCCCCACGAGCGGGCGCGCCCCGACAGCACATCCCAGCGGATCGGAAACGCGCGGATGAGACGATGGGCGTCCTCGATGTTGCGCAGATCCGCATCGAGCCCGTGCCCATGGACGGTGCGGTGCAGTGCCAGGTGCAGCAAGCTGTCCTCGGCGCACAAGCGCCGGACGGGCTGCCCCGAGAGCTCGCTGGTTTGCGCGCGAGCAAACAGGCCCTCGAGATCGATCCGGTAGCGGACAGGATGAATCAGGTTGGTGTGGATCTCGACCGGAACTGGACGGGCGGCAGCGCCCGAAAGGAAGGTACGCTCGTAGAACTGGCGCGCTGTGGCGGGGCGACCTGGCGGCGGCCTGATTCGATAACCCAGGCCTTGCAGAGCTGCGACCGAACGCTCCTGCTCGTCCGGGTGAACCAGCAGATCGATGTCGGTCACCTTGCGTTCGCCCGGCTCGTAGATGCTTGTCCAAAACGCCGTGCCTTTGAGCAGCAGCGCATTGACCTCTTGGGCCGACAGCGCGCAGAGCACCTCTGCCAGCTGCGAGCCTACGAGCAGCTCGACCCCGACGCGCGTCCAGCGCGGCCGTGATGGACTCGGATCGCACATACGCTGAGGTCCGGCCTGGAAAGCGCGGTCAAGCCGTTGGCGTGCCGCGCCCGCCAGTCCCGTCGCCGGCGAGGCCCCGCTCGAGCGATTCCAGCCCGCGCAGCACGGCCAACCGCAGGACGATCGATCGCGACACACGGCCCACGACCATCATCTGATCGTCGTCGCGCAGCTGTGGGATCAGGCGGTCAGCGCGCTCAACCAGCGACTTCGGCAGGCGCAAGGTAACGATGGTCGAGTCTGCCATTCACAATCTCCGCATGGGTTGGGTATCACCCTC encodes the following:
- a CDS encoding MerR family transcriptional regulator, with protein sequence MKRRLLTTGEMASGSESTLRTVRFYEDVGLIRPVSRTPGGHRKFDPRELERLRAIVGFREAGLTVDEIRNLMELKSRCESPEQAVAGLGNALGERAKALERKINLLKRVHRELGETLQFIEHCRGCTHGPFPECCDRCDLNTSDRCPRPAQLLWGAGPKACSLDE
- a CDS encoding metallophosphatase family protein, producing MRIGVFSDVHANVEALSAVLEAYRDERVDRYYCLGDVVGYGASPNECIELVRETAELTILGNHDAAVAGRMDYSYYYEAARRALDTHARMLTPEHMQWLKSLPYKHDLDELGVLLCHGSPVRLEEFEYIFAPEQARECLEVYDELGDLTLIGHSHLCKVFALSRYDVRELPPASFSLEQGWKYIVSVGSVGQPRDYDNRASYTVYDSGTRSFEFKRVEYDIDAAANKIFASDLEHNFGHRLFIGV
- a CDS encoding ion transporter, with product MTLASIRARTYELLSVEHRADRTSRRFNGLIGGLIVGNVLATVLESVSSIRQGHEAWFSYFETLSVAAFSIEYVARLWSAAAGFGARVRLMFRPMMLVDLLAILPWYLPRAGVDLRVLRALRLFRVARVMRLGPYVSAQRTLMRMFERCRYELGATLALGILLLLLASSGMYFVEREAQPEAFSSIPAAMWWAVVTLTTVGYGDTYPVTAAGQLLGGVIATLGIGLFALPTAILGASFLEALKEERQHPEPARCPRCGADLSPRSRGGA
- a CDS encoding nucleotidyltransferase family protein, giving the protein MCDPSPSRPRWTRVGVELLVGSQLAEVLCALSAQEVNALLLKGTAFWTSIYEPGERKVTDIDLLVHPDEQERSVAALQGLGYRIRPPPGRPATARQFYERTFLSGAAARPVPVEIHTNLIHPVRYRIDLEGLFARAQTSELSGQPVRRLCAEDSLLHLALHRTVHGHGLDADLRNIEDAHRLIRAFPIRWDVLSGRARSWGCCIALWLLLTSARQRFSSPVPEATLAGLSPRTLRRRYVRRVTASHEGVLQFRWPGLAPWRRRLLLFPIVLDSPRQHLASLLHFARLRALDVLESRFAETQRDR
- the ribA gene encoding GTP cyclohydrolase II: MPGNAHALRSQPSERNPPARLSRYAEAIVPTDYGSLQVVVYRERESSHEHCALVAGNVSNQDDVLVRVHSECFTGEVLHSLKCDCREQLDSALRQITAAGRGAVLYLRQEGRGIGLGNKIRAYALQAGGADTVDANRLLGFGDDLRRYDAASAMLKDLGVRSVTLLTNNPKKVQALQADGVIVSDRISMKVSLNKHNRQYLITKRCRMGHVL